Proteins found in one bacterium genomic segment:
- a CDS encoding ribonuclease J, with protein sequence MDTIRTTGELEERRETLERELPSGGVALTFLGGVGEFGKNMLLLEDDSGIVVVDCGQAFPDDTLLGVDSVIPETSYLEAHTDRLLAYVFTHCHEDHIGALPYVLPRVPAPLYGSRLTLGFIDGKLREFPDTPDVERVEIKAGRKFSIGGFEFEPIAVSHSTADSLALAVTTRAGVILHTGDFKLDPTPVGRRHDPLPRLRYYGKRGVRLLLSDSTNAEFTGHSQSETVAQEGILEAFRETRGRIILTTFASHIHRIQGVVDACEETGRSLVVSGRAVEKNVRIALELGYLRIPGGMLVPTKDLGELPSSRLTLLVSGSQGEPLSALARIVEGEHKHIKLEADDLVIFSARMIPGNEVAIGRLIDRIFLHGARALYEGVAQVHVSGHAYADELNEVMRAANPEYFIPVHGEYRQLYAHKRLAEDLGLDERKILIPHVGARLLMDAEGAWWGKPVPAGRILVDGKGVGDVGPIVLRDRRTMADDGILVIIVAVSRQTGEVLREVELVTRGLVYIDENEELLAEVAARVHELIEEAEPEVREDRELFADWLRRKTRRFIQKKLERRPLVVPVIYEL encoded by the coding sequence TTGGATACGATTCGTACCACCGGCGAGCTCGAGGAGCGCAGGGAAACCCTCGAGCGCGAGCTTCCCTCGGGCGGCGTGGCGCTCACCTTCCTCGGCGGGGTGGGCGAGTTCGGCAAGAACATGCTCCTTCTGGAGGACGACTCGGGCATCGTGGTCGTGGACTGCGGTCAGGCCTTCCCCGACGACACACTCCTCGGCGTGGATTCGGTCATCCCGGAGACGAGCTACCTGGAGGCTCACACCGACCGGCTGCTGGCCTACGTCTTCACCCACTGTCACGAGGACCACATCGGGGCGCTGCCCTACGTTCTGCCCCGGGTGCCGGCGCCGCTCTACGGCTCGCGTCTGACCCTGGGCTTCATTGACGGGAAGCTGCGCGAGTTCCCGGATACGCCCGACGTGGAGCGGGTGGAGATAAAGGCCGGGCGGAAGTTCAGCATCGGCGGCTTCGAATTCGAGCCGATCGCCGTCTCCCATTCCACCGCCGACAGCCTGGCCCTGGCGGTCACGACCCGCGCCGGGGTCATCCTCCACACCGGCGATTTCAAGCTCGACCCGACCCCCGTCGGCCGGCGCCACGACCCTCTCCCCCGGCTGCGCTACTACGGCAAACGGGGAGTCAGGCTCCTGTTGTCCGACTCGACCAACGCCGAGTTCACCGGGCACTCCCAGTCGGAAACCGTGGCCCAGGAGGGGATTCTGGAGGCTTTCCGCGAAACGCGGGGCCGGATAATCCTCACCACCTTCGCCAGCCACATCCACCGCATCCAGGGGGTGGTGGACGCCTGCGAGGAGACCGGCCGCAGCCTGGTCGTCTCCGGGCGCGCGGTGGAAAAGAACGTCCGCATCGCCCTGGAGCTCGGATACCTGCGGATTCCCGGCGGGATGCTGGTCCCGACGAAGGATTTGGGCGAGCTGCCGTCCAGCCGCCTCACCCTGTTGGTCTCCGGCAGCCAGGGGGAGCCGCTTTCGGCCCTGGCGCGCATCGTCGAGGGGGAGCACAAGCACATCAAGCTCGAGGCGGACGACCTGGTCATCTTCTCCGCCCGGATGATTCCGGGCAACGAGGTGGCTATCGGCCGCCTGATAGACCGCATTTTCCTCCACGGCGCCCGGGCCCTCTACGAAGGGGTGGCCCAGGTCCACGTCTCCGGCCACGCCTACGCCGACGAGCTGAACGAGGTGATGCGGGCGGCGAACCCTGAATACTTCATCCCGGTCCACGGCGAGTACCGCCAGCTCTACGCACACAAGCGCCTGGCCGAAGACCTGGGGCTCGATGAGCGGAAGATACTCATCCCCCACGTCGGGGCGCGGCTTTTAATGGACGCCGAGGGGGCCTGGTGGGGGAAACCGGTGCCCGCCGGGCGCATCCTGGTGGACGGCAAGGGGGTGGGCGATGTGGGGCCCATCGTTCTGCGCGACCGCCGGACGATGGCCGACGACGGCATCCTGGTCATCATCGTCGCCGTCAGCCGCCAGACCGGGGAGGTCCTGCGCGAGGTGGAGCTTGTGACGCGGGGGCTGGTTTACATTGACGAGAACGAGGAGCTCTTGGCCGAGGTCGCGGCGCGGGTCCACGAGCTCATCGAGGAGGCCGAGCCCGAGGTGCGTGAGGACCGGGAGCTTTTCGCCGATTGGCTGCGCAGGAAGACGCGGCGGTTCATCCAGAAGAAGCTGGAGCGCCGCCCTCTTGTCGTGCCGGTGATTTACGAGCTGTAA
- a CDS encoding class I SAM-dependent methyltransferase, with the protein MKRPPDRDKAKEFYDRERLPDGDLERLAKGRGLGLRRAILGLEGLRDEMLGGIAGKRLLEMGAGYGEELIEFTLRGARAVGVDFAFTRLSQIPQKAEEAGIAVAVVAGDCHCMPFPDRSFDIVYGNSVLVHMDRGRAFAEVQRVLRPGGRLILIEPLDRHPLLKPYRRSLKNREDVASYLDYAELDADRLGGGYELRPAGLTSAALLPLAAAGVDGAFWRGTARLLNRLDALLFAKSLWARRHAWVCLAGYRGKDLER; encoded by the coding sequence GTGAAACGGCCTCCCGACCGCGATAAGGCCAAGGAGTTCTACGACCGGGAGAGGTTACCAGACGGGGACCTGGAGCGGCTGGCCAAAGGCCGGGGGCTGGGCCTGCGGCGGGCGATCCTGGGGCTGGAGGGGCTCCGGGATGAGATGCTGGGCGGAATCGCCGGAAAGAGGCTGCTAGAGATGGGCGCGGGCTACGGCGAAGAGCTGATTGAATTCACACTGAGGGGTGCCCGGGCGGTGGGGGTGGACTTCGCCTTCACCCGGCTATCCCAGATCCCCCAAAAAGCGGAGGAAGCCGGGATCGCGGTCGCCGTCGTAGCCGGTGATTGCCACTGTATGCCCTTCCCCGACCGCTCCTTCGATATCGTTTACGGCAACTCCGTCCTGGTCCACATGGACCGCGGGCGGGCCTTCGCCGAGGTTCAGAGGGTCCTCCGGCCCGGGGGCCGCTTGATTTTGATCGAGCCGCTGGACCGGCACCCGCTCCTGAAGCCCTACCGCCGGAGCCTGAAGAACAGGGAGGACGTAGCGTCTTACCTCGACTACGCCGAGCTGGACGCGGATCGGCTGGGTGGCGGGTATGAGCTGCGACCCGCGGGTCTAACCTCGGCGGCGCTTCTGCCCCTGGCCGCCGCGGGGGTGGACGGCGCTTTCTGGCGCGGGACGGCCCGACTCCTCAACCGTCTGGACGCTCTGCTCTTCGCCAAAAGCCTCTGGGCGCGGAGACACGCCTGGGTCTGCCTCGCCGGGTACCGGGGGAAAGACCTTGAGCGCTGA
- a CDS encoding adenine phosphoribosyltransferase translates to MSQELLAYIRVIEDFPKPGISFKDITTLISHPEGFSKTLDELEALHRGDPPDVVAGIESRGFIFGAALADRFGCGLALIRKEGKLPAATYSASYELEYGTATIEVHRDAFEPGQRVLLVDDLLATGGTARAAAGLIEKAGARVLAVDFVIELDFLKGREKLKGYTVNTLIHT, encoded by the coding sequence ATGAGCCAGGAACTGCTCGCCTACATCCGGGTCATCGAGGATTTTCCGAAGCCGGGCATCAGCTTCAAGGACATCACCACCCTCATCAGCCACCCCGAGGGGTTCAGTAAAACGCTGGACGAGCTGGAGGCTCTGCACCGGGGCGACCCGCCCGACGTGGTCGCGGGCATAGAGAGCCGGGGGTTCATCTTCGGCGCCGCGCTGGCGGACCGCTTCGGCTGCGGACTGGCGCTCATCCGCAAGGAGGGCAAGCTCCCCGCCGCCACCTATTCGGCCAGCTACGAGCTGGAGTACGGCACCGCGACCATCGAGGTGCATCGGGACGCCTTCGAGCCGGGGCAGAGGGTGCTTTTGGTGGACGACCTCCTCGCCACGGGGGGCACGGCGCGGGCCGCGGCGGGGCTCATCGAGAAGGCCGGCGCCCGGGTTCTGGCCGTGGACTTCGTCATCGAGCTGGATTTCCTGAAAGGGCGGGAGAAGCTGAAAGGGTACACGGTCAACACGCTGATCCACACTTAG
- a CDS encoding glycosyltransferase family 2 protein gives MTAAVWSLFGLIAFVYIGYPLLIGLIGLVRRRRPQADFSHLPSLALLIPAHNEATVIADKLANVLESDYPPDRLRIYVISDASDDGTDGVVSGTGDPRVRLIRQERREGKVNALKRGIAAAEDAEVICFSDANSRYEPDALRRLAAVFADPRVGAACGRLRLLGTERSGTAAGEGLYWRYEDAIKAAESLSGTMLMGAGTIYAARRELIPDVPAHRADDSIVPLAIAVGGRQVAWVPKAVAWERTAVDAGEEFRRKVRMIAHDFGGYFHLRGCWRRPSVGLRLFFHKFLRWLVPFFYLAALGLAIPPALSGDTAMLVAALVLGGGLLWGGVAWGAMAFGWRPKSRLGRLLALPGHFVMVNTASVLGICRSVFRGSQAAWEAASSSHGGL, from the coding sequence ATGACGGCAGCCGTTTGGTCTCTCTTCGGTCTCATCGCCTTCGTCTACATCGGGTATCCCCTCCTCATCGGTCTGATCGGCCTCGTCCGCCGCAGACGGCCCCAGGCCGATTTCAGCCACCTGCCATCCCTCGCCCTTCTGATTCCCGCCCACAACGAGGCGACCGTCATCGCCGACAAGCTCGCCAACGTCCTGGAAAGCGATTATCCCCCCGACAGGCTGCGGATTTACGTCATTTCGGACGCCTCGGACGACGGCACCGACGGGGTGGTCTCGGGAACGGGCGACCCCCGGGTGCGCCTCATCCGCCAGGAGAGGCGGGAGGGAAAGGTCAACGCCCTGAAGCGGGGGATAGCCGCCGCCGAAGACGCCGAAGTCATCTGTTTCTCCGACGCCAACTCGCGCTACGAACCGGACGCCCTGCGGAGGCTGGCCGCCGTTTTCGCCGATCCCCGGGTGGGCGCCGCCTGCGGCCGCCTGCGCCTGCTCGGGACGGAGCGGTCGGGCACCGCCGCCGGCGAGGGGCTGTACTGGCGCTACGAGGACGCCATCAAGGCCGCCGAATCGCTCTCCGGCACGATGCTGATGGGGGCGGGCACGATTTACGCCGCCCGGCGGGAGCTGATCCCCGACGTGCCGGCCCACCGGGCCGACGACTCCATCGTCCCGCTCGCGATTGCCGTCGGGGGCCGCCAGGTGGCCTGGGTGCCCAAGGCGGTGGCCTGGGAGCGCACCGCGGTGGACGCAGGCGAGGAATTCCGACGCAAGGTCCGGATGATCGCCCACGATTTCGGCGGTTACTTCCACCTCCGGGGCTGCTGGCGGCGGCCGTCGGTGGGGCTGCGACTTTTTTTCCACAAATTCCTGCGCTGGCTTGTGCCCTTTTTCTACCTCGCCGCCCTCGGCCTGGCGATTCCGCCGGCACTCTCCGGCGACACGGCGATGCTGGTCGCGGCGCTGGTCCTGGGAGGCGGGCTCCTGTGGGGCGGTGTCGCCTGGGGAGCGATGGCTTTCGGCTGGCGACCGAAATCCCGCCTCGGCCGCCTCCTGGCCCTTCCCGGCCACTTCGTCATGGTGAACACGGCGTCCGTCCTCGGCATCTGCCGGTCGGTATTTCGGGGGAGCCAGGCAGCGTGGGAGGCCGCCTCCAGCTCGCACGGGGGTCTTTAG
- a CDS encoding class I SAM-dependent methyltransferase, with protein sequence MSAEGRIGELRRFFGAERDPGPLTSLALGEPAGRSVAVVGLRHRWREALGEIRGRRALELGCGHGGEMAYLAGKGAAVVGIDLSLRRLNTARSAAPGAAVLLADAERLPFTDGAFSLVYGNSILLHLDRERAFAEIGRVLEPRGTAVFLEPLDRHPLLRAYRSLFTRRRGLARYPSLEELEGMSLGGGTDVTPWYLTAALPVLAERLFGSSGLTRGLAELLSRFDGWLFRRSRWAARRAWTAFTIYRKR encoded by the coding sequence TTGAGCGCTGAGGGGAGAATCGGCGAGCTGCGCCGTTTCTTCGGCGCGGAGCGGGACCCGGGACCGCTCACCAGCCTCGCCCTCGGAGAACCCGCGGGGAGGTCCGTCGCCGTGGTCGGGCTGCGCCACCGGTGGAGGGAGGCGCTGGGGGAAATCCGGGGACGGCGCGCCCTGGAGCTGGGCTGCGGACACGGTGGGGAGATGGCGTATCTGGCGGGGAAGGGCGCCGCGGTGGTGGGGATAGACCTTTCACTCCGGCGATTGAACACCGCGCGGTCCGCCGCTCCGGGGGCGGCGGTTCTGCTGGCCGATGCCGAGCGGCTGCCCTTCACCGACGGCGCATTCTCCCTGGTGTACGGGAACTCGATTCTGTTGCACCTGGACAGGGAGAGAGCCTTCGCCGAGATCGGGCGGGTCCTGGAGCCCCGCGGGACGGCGGTGTTCCTCGAGCCGCTGGACCGGCACCCCCTCCTGCGCGCGTACCGCTCCCTCTTTACCCGGCGGCGCGGGCTCGCCCGCTACCCCTCCCTGGAGGAGTTGGAGGGGATGAGCCTCGGGGGCGGGACCGACGTCACCCCGTGGTATCTGACGGCGGCGCTGCCGGTGCTCGCGGAACGCCTGTTCGGATCGAGCGGCCTCACCCGCGGCCTGGCCGAGCTCCTCTCCCGGTTCGACGGTTGGCTCTTCCGCCGTAGCCGTTGGGCCGCCCGGCGCGCCTGGACGGCTTTTACCATTTATCGCAAGAGGTAA
- a CDS encoding glycosyltransferase family 1 protein has translation MSLRLAFDATEAFRPRPQGMGRYCDELLRALAKNPRVELTLFCRSVHRPVVERLAVWGSPRCGTFFRRRRFGVEADLWHGPANRLLYRGSLPSVLTLHDVAPQLGYARDRRRQLARETARAAAVITPSLHSARGISAQFGLPDGMVRVIHWAPPSGFEPRPSEDVEEVCGHYGLRPGRYILHLGSRVPRKNPRAIFGAPRGLLEEFDLDLAVSGEPLAGEGELTDPLGGRIRHLGYPENLPALYTGAAALLFPSFEEGYGFPAVEALACGCPAVLARAGALPEVAGEAASYCDPESVEDVRRALRRVLEDTAFAESLRRLGLEMTRRSWADVADDHLKLYDEITNLTR, from the coding sequence ATGTCCCTTCGTCTGGCCTTCGACGCGACCGAGGCGTTCCGTCCGCGGCCCCAGGGAATGGGGCGGTACTGCGACGAGCTTCTCCGCGCCTTGGCGAAAAACCCCCGCGTAGAGCTGACCCTCTTCTGCCGGAGCGTTCACCGGCCGGTGGTCGAGAGGCTCGCCGTCTGGGGTTCCCCGCGGTGCGGGACGTTTTTCAGGCGCCGGCGGTTCGGGGTGGAGGCCGACCTGTGGCACGGTCCGGCCAATCGGCTGCTGTACCGAGGCTCTTTACCCTCCGTCCTGACGCTGCACGACGTGGCCCCCCAGCTGGGTTACGCCAGGGACAGGCGCCGCCAGCTCGCCCGCGAGACGGCCCGGGCCGCCGCAGTAATCACGCCCAGCCTTCATTCCGCCCGCGGGATTTCCGCCCAGTTCGGTCTTCCCGACGGGATGGTTCGGGTGATACACTGGGCGCCGCCCTCGGGTTTCGAACCGCGACCGTCCGAAGATGTGGAGGAGGTATGTGGGCACTACGGGCTCCGACCGGGGAGGTACATCCTCCACCTGGGCTCCCGGGTTCCCCGCAAAAATCCACGGGCCATCTTCGGGGCGCCCCGGGGGCTGTTGGAGGAGTTCGATCTCGATCTCGCGGTGAGCGGGGAACCGCTGGCCGGCGAGGGTGAGCTGACCGACCCGCTGGGCGGGAGGATTCGCCATTTGGGATACCCGGAAAATCTCCCCGCCCTGTACACGGGGGCCGCGGCGCTCCTGTTTCCCTCCTTCGAGGAAGGCTACGGCTTCCCGGCGGTCGAGGCGCTGGCCTGCGGCTGCCCCGCCGTGCTGGCCCGGGCGGGGGCTCTGCCCGAGGTCGCCGGCGAAGCCGCAAGTTACTGCGATCCGGAGTCCGTGGAGGACGTGCGCCGCGCCCTGCGCCGGGTGCTCGAGGACACCGCTTTCGCCGAAAGCCTTCGCCGCCTCGGTCTGGAGATGACCCGGAGGAGCTGGGCTGATGTGGCTGACG
- a CDS encoding cupin domain-containing protein: protein MRIKSLMNSKKVVAGDGVHLRELVNPVNDEGFTGRYSLAEAILLPGYKSKKHRLKTHELYFVVEGHAVIHQGEESAVIEQGDAVEIPPGTVQWIDNSGGSEPFVFLCVVDPAWRPEDEEILE, encoded by the coding sequence ATGCGCATCAAGTCCTTGATGAATTCGAAGAAGGTCGTCGCCGGCGACGGGGTCCACCTGCGCGAGCTGGTCAATCCCGTCAACGACGAGGGTTTTACGGGGCGTTACAGCCTGGCCGAGGCGATTCTACTGCCGGGCTACAAATCGAAGAAGCACCGCCTGAAGACCCACGAGCTCTACTTCGTCGTCGAGGGCCACGCGGTCATCCACCAGGGTGAGGAGTCGGCCGTGATCGAGCAGGGGGACGCGGTGGAGATTCCGCCGGGGACGGTGCAGTGGATTGACAACTCCGGCGGCTCGGAGCCGTTCGTTTTCCTGTGCGTCGTGGACCCCGCCTGGCGTCCCGAGGACGAGGAGATTTTAGAATAG